DNA from Cheilinus undulatus linkage group 20, ASM1832078v1, whole genome shotgun sequence:
gaaagaggcagtagaTACTGGTTTAATTTAGTCAAAGCAACTGAAATCCTGTAAACATGGCAGCAGGTAAAGAGATTTGAAGAAGCTATAgttgttttatcagaactggggaacatttctttatgtaaagaaaagaacaaagacCCAcactgaaagatgttttttctcGACCAGCTTCAACTAGAGTCTATATTATTGACATGACAATGGCTGACTATCAAGCTTACTTACTTCCTGGTGGTGGCACATGCCTTCTCCACCACGTTTTGTTGCCTTTTTGGCCTTTAACATAGCCAAGGACACAACATTCTCCCAACCACATTCTGGATTTGTTCTTTGTTTAAGGGTTTTGCCCTTCCTAAACACCATCAATGGGGTGTTGCTCAGATAAATATGAAACACATCCCATGTCATGGATATCTAAAACAGTCTGGCATGTCAGGCTATCATCCTTACTTATGAGATGAGATCAACTCTGAACAATGAGGTTTATCTTTCACATTCTTCCTACCTTTAACAAGACAGTCTTTGGCTCCTGAAACAAGTCTATCACCATGAACGTCCAGACAGTTTACAGCTCTAGTGTGACCGTACAGAATCATCAAACAAGTGTCTGTCTTCAGATTCCAACACCTATGggtgaaagaaaacaacacataaaCACCCACTCTTTCAAGTCTGCTCAGTCATGGGCATGAATTATTATATGTATTTTATTATATGTATTCCTAAAATGTGATACTGCATATTTGCAAGATGTTAGCAATCTTTTATTTTCCATCAGACAGTTGGAgttggtatttttttaaagttgagaTGATTTGAATCCAGCTGCACTAAAAAATATACTAGTAACGTGAAAATGTACTTGGCAATAAAACTTGATTCTGATGTATGATGTGACTAATTATTAACTTGAGTATGAATGGTTTTAATTCTAACTGGTGTTGGAGGGAACTCAGTATCAGCAAGCAGTCAAGGCTTAGTATTAGAAATCAGAGCATCACTAGTTATGATGCACAAGTTTTCATCTCCTCCTCACCTGATACTTGAGTCCCAGCTGGCAGAAATCAGCAAGTCTCGTTCCTCACAGAGTAGCACCACCTGGATGCCGCCAACATGACCCTTCAGCTTCGACACGGTTTTAGTTTGTGACGTCACATATAGCAGATTCACCACACAGTCTTTAGAGCCTGTGGCCATCAACGATCTGCCTCTGTAGTCTACCACACGATGAGGGTCTTCCCTGTCAAACACAACCATTAGTATTTCTTTTATTATGCAGtgataaaagacagaaaaatgtgcTTACAGATAcatcacaaaaatacaacacttACTGCTCCACTAGAACCGTGGTAAAATATGCACCACAGTAAACATTTCGCTCTTCCATTTGCACCATTTTGGTTTTGATTTTGGCATAAGCAGCTTCAAACAGCTTGAcctgacaaaaatatgtcaaaaattaTGTTTGGGAtgtgaaaacaggaagtaaacaaaggttggcttttttaccttttgaatgGGAGGTTGAGTATTTGTTTCCTCATCGTCTCTAACAGGTACCGGAACAGCAACAATTTTAGCATAAGTAGGGCTGACTGTTCTCAtccctttgtttttcttcaaaagAAAAGGTATATTATTTAAACACTGTTTCAAAAGAAGCTTTAGCTTACTTTAAATACTTGCAAATACATAAACAAGCTAATCATATTAAGTATTCTACCTCCATCATGGCCTTTATTTTATCTTGAAACTTTCTTGCTAACTTCTTTTCCTCCAGAGTTTCCTGTGCGAGGTACTGCCAGTATCGACAAACCTTCTGACAGACTCTAAGAGTGTTTTCATCCAACAGACCTGGTTGAGACACAGATGCACAATTGAATTATTGGATATGTGTACAATAGACTGTATAATATGACATATTTGAGAGCAACACTAGGTAATGTTGACTGAAGGTCCAGTGAAAATCCAGTGAATTAATTGCCTAATTGATGCCTTTGTAGCCAGTTGCATCATTATAcaggcatgtggaagactctATGTTCAAGTGGGGgaaagctctttggtctgatgagaccaaaatggtgcttttgggGCCATCAGACAAAGCGCTATGTCTGACagacacatcaccacaaacacaccatcccactgtaaagcatggtggtggcagcatcatgctgtgggagtgcttcttggcagccggccctggatgGCTTGTataggtagagggtaaaataaatatggcaaaatataggaaaaaccATCAAGGATTATCTTATTTAGTCTGTAAGAGAACTTTGGCTTGGGAGAAGACATCTGATATGATAGTATCTGTGACTTTAAGGCAATGTCAATGCACACTTTCAAATAGATACACAGATATCATAAAGAGTATCAGTACATGAGATATTAACAGCACATGAGTATGTTTATGGTAACAAAAGCAAATTAGGGGTGAACTAGTGTTGCGTGAGTTTGTAACATACCTAATATTCTCTTTGACAGGTAAACATGCAGGCAGCCTATGAAGTCTCTGTATCTGCTGACTCCTGATGCAGACTTTAAGGATCCAGGAACCACCATAAGAGCAGGGTCCTCTGAGTCTTCACTCTCCTTACATTTCCGActgctttctttaaaaacagtaggaatttaaagtaataaaaatgagTCACGATTAACGCAATAATGTGTGTTGTTGCGTAGATACCATGTCGCAGTAAATCAAATCATAAAAGCAATCCCTCAAGAGCAAACACTGCAACTGCATCCGTCCTTTGTCGACCTCTAGCGGTAGTAAGGTGGAGTAGCAGAGCAACTACAAGGTAAGCTTGCACAATTCATAAGTTAAATTACCGCAATGACAAAGTAAATGTGAAATAAGAGGTAAAGtgcaaacaaatacaaaattttttaacttattgatatgattaaaatgtatatttataattACAGAGATGTGCTTTTACCATTATATGGCAGAAATCCTCGTTTTTTTCTGGCTAGAAGCACGCTTGTCAAATTGGTAATCATATGTAACATTTCTGAGTCACAAAATGAGAAAAGGCGGCAAAGATAGCGCAACTTCAACCACTCGGTGCTGCTGTTGAACCAGTCCAGTATACGTTTCAAGTCCAGTCCGACTGGTTTCCTTCCCAGTACCCTGTCTGTACTAGAGCTGTACTTTGATGTAAAGGTGGTCTCTTTGACCTGGCGTAGGTAAATAAAGTCCATGAAGTTACGTTCAGCACTCTCTGGATGCTCTCGAGCGTGTTAATGTTCCGACATTGTAAAAGCAGGTTCATTATAAACTTCCTCTTGAAGTCGTCAGAGACTTTCCACAAACACTGAACTGAACCCGGTGGTTTTGCGGCAAAAGCGCAAAATGGACACATCCCGCACAtgatgacacatttttcagtCGGTTTGCAGTCCAGTTCAAAAGCTGAAACATTTCCACCCAGTGTAGCGGCCTCCATTGTAATGCTCAAGATGAGTATGTTTAATGTGCGCTACGTCGTCGCCAGACAACCGTTGACGTTGTATTTTATGACCGTTAGCTTGCCAGGCAACAGTTCCCACGCGCCGACGGTTAGTGTGTCATCTTCTGGCCAGATAACAGGTTTACGTTAGTGACAGCGAGATTGGCTTAGCTGTTCAGTTCCTCTTCCAAtatttcattagtttttgtgtCTAGACCAGTATTTACTAATGTTCAGTTGCACAAATGTAGatttatggacaaaaaaaaaagcgtgCGCCGCccgggaatcgaacccgggtcgcAAGAATGGGAATCTTGCATGATACCACTACACCAGCGGCGCCGTTGAGACGACACGGAACACTGCTCGCTGAAGTAGGTTTCATGACAgcgaataatttttttttatatctttatttttttataattcttTGATTTTTGTAATTGGATTTAGTGGGATGATTCAAGGAAACaataaaacaggattaaaaataaactgaaaatatatatatttaagacAGACTCGGCACATAAAATAGCAGGATACAAACAATGTATCATCAAAATGAAAGTATAAAATTATAAACCATGGAAGCAATGAGAATATTCTACGAAATATACGACACAATTCAAACATAAATAACGcgttcatgttttaaaaagtcaacgATATATTTTCATAGACTGTGACGTGTAAAGAAGAAGTCATTTACTTCCGGGGATGTGTTTCCGGTCTCTTGCatagttttgttgttttcacagACCATATGCCAAAGCTAGAAACAGCTTATGACGATTTTTAGCTAAGCCCCCTGAAGAATACTGCGGCGGTTGACCGTAGGTGCAGTGTTTATATACTTTGAGTTGCATTGCTTTGTGTTCAAATGCCTTCATAATGCTGTGATAGCTACAATTCTATATGATGCTACTTGATTAGCTATAGCATACCAAACTTGACAGCTCCTTTTTCGCCTAACGTTGCTTGGACTCAGTCGCTCCATCGTGTTTACTAAATGCGGTTTAGTAATTAGCTGAAGTCTAAAGCAAAGTGAGCTAGGTTGGCACGTTGGCCTTAGCTGCAAATCAGATTTTCAGcgcagtgtttgtgtttgtgagacATGCAGTGCAATAAAGATTAGTGTTCATGAAATCCCAACAAATTTCCAGTGTTTGCAGTCATGTCGGCTAGGAGTAACGGTGTGGAGTGGGTTGAGACAACAGAAGAGGTTGTGATAACAGAGGAGTGCCTTTCCCCTGTAAACAGCACATCTACAGGTAAGGTACTGGAGGAGGGTgccatatttttaaaagtttgtgaTAAATGTATGAGCCTAAGGATCGTTTTGTTTGTATAGTACAGCAGCACTGTTGGTCATATGGTCATATACCATGCTGGCTAGATAATGCTGAGTGTGATACCTGCACCAtctgtgaaatattttggtAGTATCTATAGTGCACTcagcttttattgttttcttattgaaaatcaattttaaaatggCACCATCTCTGTTAATTTAATGTGTAGTATGTCTTTTTCATAAGTTACAGTTGTCAGTgaggaatgaatccatcaaaaattGTAGGAATACACgcttgtctaaattgcacaaaacatCCTCAGTTTTCCAAAGTGGGAGCTCTGTCAATGTTTTTCTTCAACTTAAAAAGCTCAAAGGAGTTTAGCTGCAATATTTGTCAGTCAGAAATAAGAAATCACACAATACTGGGTTCCTAGAACTTGCCCTCTTATCAAAACAGGTATTgattctgctctgtttttagaAGTATCATATCTATGTCAAAATTTCTGATATCATGGAAGCTCTACCTATGGGGTTGTAGTTGTCTTGCAACATCAAACTTTAGTTGGGTGTTTAAACTTGTGTTGTtgcttgtaaaaaaaatgtgtattttttcctcTAGTGATACCAGTCTTACAGCCAGCAGAAACACCAATTCAGAGGTTACTGGAAACTGTGGGACAGGGAGATAATCCAGAGGCTGATGATGGATTCTGTAAGTGTCAGACTTTTCTTTCACTATCAACCTATATTTTGTTGGGCTTAATCAAAATCTCCTACAATATTTAGAAATAGAATCAGGCCACAGACTAAAGAATCACTAGGACTTTGATGTCATGGATGTCAGAGAACAGCTAAATAATTCAgtgttatttaattttcttcAGTGTCTGGGATTTCTTTTCTATCAATCAAAATATTACTTTTCTAGACTGTATGCTTAAATGATGAGGAAGAATATCAAAAGCTTTGTACTTTATAGTCTAACAATGTCTTTTTTAGGGGCTGAATTTGATGCATTTGTGTTGCATGTCAGGGTGCATGCTTGTAATATTTTACATAATTTGATACCTAAAATTTTGCTCTTTACccttgtttttcttcctgctcATATTTTCTAGATTGCAAGGAGTGTCTGCCTCTCTTCCAAGACCAGAGCGATCCTGCCAACATCAGTGGTCCATCTTTCATCCTCGACTTTCCAACAAGCATGGGCATCCCTCAGAGGGCCCTGCTCACTATTCCCTATGGCCTTATGATTGGCAGATCCAGTATTCCCGGGGCAGGCGTTGGGGTTATAAATCACGGACCGACCGTGTCTCCGGGAATGCATTTCGGACCTTatgagggagaagtgacaaCAAGGGAAAATGCAGTAGAGAGTGGCTTCTCCTGGGAGGTGGGATTTCAGTTCAGTCAGTTCTATAGCAAAAACTATCAAGGTGAAATTTGTACtcaactcaactttatttatttgtattgcacCTTTTATACATAAGACAtgtatgtctgtttttgttaagtgttttatttgtttgttgcCTTATTAATTGTTAATTTAAATATTGAGCTGTGGGGCAAACAATGGAATTAAGttactgctattttttttttatgttttttttttttttgcccaagccTTTTAGGTTTGGATGAATATTGTATGTAATAGATTTTGTGATAATTGAATCATATCTGTAATACCTCACTTTGCCCAATAAACACATAGTTGCAGAGcgtgaaaaaaaataaataaataaaaaataaaagtgaagcGGTCAAGGACTTAAGGGATCTAttaatgacataaaaagaaaGGAGGTCTGTTATGTAGTTGATATTTAttctctaaatcagtggttttcaaacttttctgcCCAAGGCTCACATAAGAACAAGTCAAAATCACCATACCCATGACAACacaaaatagcctcttaaaCATCTGTTATTGTATTTTTAGTAGTcctttatttgtgtgtgtaatGATGTATGGTTAGGCACACCATTTATGAAACACTGCTTTTAATATACATGGTCCGTGGTCTGTGTGTCTGAAAATATTCTTGTTTTCTGCAGATTTACAAAGGGAAAGATGAGTACGAGTATATAGATGCTGCCAGAGATTCACACTCAAACTGGATGAGGTAATGCATTAAATTTTGCCACTGTGACTGTCTTTTGATTTGGTTAAATTCAGGATAAATTCACCAACTGTCAGATATAAGattaaaagctttaaaggaaAGTAACTAAAAGTATCTATAACTTACCTTTTCCTTTCATGCACTCTTCTTTCTTTTATATGGTGTATATTCTTTcagattttgaagtgttttgtaTTGTTAATATGAAGTTTAAGTTAAGCAAGGCAATCAAACAGTAATTTCAATCATAACTGTCCAAACAGACGGTATGGCTGTTTTAAAAAGCatacattttcattactttggTATCCTCTACTTACCTGAATTCAGTAGAAAATGCAAATCAAGagatcaaaatattaaatgaggaggaaaaataaTATAAGAGTGCCTCGACTAGGATAATAGGtagcccattttttaaaaaatcttcccATCTCAAGAGCTTAGAGAAGTCCAAATTTGTATTGTGTATTATTTTGatatatcaatagtgtggatgctcagcatccccactgaTAATTCTCTTTTTGTGAAGGGAAATGTTTGGACACCTTGATTGTGGTACAGCATGCCCTAACTGCAAGCGGCTTGAGCGCCAGGTTACTACTGTAGCAATCAATGTAATAAAGCTGAGCCCACAGGCAGCACAGCATGCTGTTTTTCCTCAGTTCCCCCATTCCTATTTTCCCCTCTATCACTTACATTGTTTTAGACAAGGAATGAGGAAAGTAGGAGATGATGAGGCACCAGGAATTCCTGACAGGAAGATttcttgatttttctttaacttttctcCTTCCTCAAAGCTCATTATCTCCTACAAAGCAGAGATTGTTGTGCGGTAGTGATATCCCTGTCCATGTTTGAAATTCTATGCTTTGACTTGTCTCAAGAGGCAAAACTATGCAGCTCACAGATATCAAAGTCTCACCAATATGAAGCACCACACTTGTGTTTCTCACCATTCAAAGAGCACTACACATCTTTGCATACAAGGAGAAAACTGAAATTTAGGAGGCAGAGAATTGATTATTTAACATATCTATAGCAAGAGTGCAATGCTGAGCAATATGACTGCAAAACTGATGCTTGTGTGCAGTTAGGAAACAGTGTTAGTTGTTAAACCTGGAGTTTCACATATTGCAGCAAAAGAGTATGATTCTGTCCATACTTGGTGACCCACTTCTCATATTTTACTGCTGTTTCTATGCAGATATGTGAACTGTGCTCGCAACAAAGATGAGACAAACCTTCTGGCAGTTCAATACAAAGGCAGCATCCTGTTTCACTGTTGTCGTATGATTCACCCTGGAGATGAGCTCATGGTGTGGCCTAGCAGCAAACTCCTCGACCATTTCAGTGAAGTCTGGATGCAGGTGTGGCTGATGAGGCTGAATGCGACAGGTACATTTtactaaaaacaaataatttgaCATTTGTTGTCATGTAGAAGTGACTGTTTCCCCATTAAGTAGTccttaattattattttcctcCCATTCTTGTTATAGAAAATCTTTCTGCAGCAACACATCAGGTCTTCTTGTGCTCTGGCTGTCAGCTCTCCTTTACCACTGAGGCTTTCCTCCAGCGACACACACAACACTTCCACTTACAACCTAAAGAGAACTCTACCGCAGCTGAGGCAGAGGAAACAGAAAATCCTGCTTCAAATGCCGACTGTGAATCATTGGTGGTTTTATCTGTTGATCCCGTTGATGCCACCGATTCCCACACATGTGGGGACTGCGGAAaagttttcaagcaaattcctcACCTCAGGAGGCACAAACTCTGCGTCCACTCCAACAAGCGTCCGTACTGTTGCCCGCAGTGCAGGCGGAGTTTCAGCCAGGCGTCTGGCTTAATCAGACACCAGCTAGTTCACAGGAAACAGTCTCTTATAAAAGAGACGGACACTGTGCATGATCAGAATGAGAAAGAAGAAAGTGCAACACAGAAGTCGGAGCTTTTAAATGCTGCAGATCCAACTGAGAAGGCAAAAGAAACAGACACAAGTGAAGATCCACAAGAGGCTGTGGATGTGAATGAAACTGAAAATCCTTCGGCAAAAGAGGCAGATACGTCCCAAACAAACTGCTTTGACTGTGGGAAAAGCTTTGCAAGTGAGGGCTACCTCAGAAAGCATAGACTGACTGTGCATAAAGGGATACGCCCATATGTCTGCACTGTGTGTCAGAAGTGTTTTGGGCAGTATAGTGACCTGAAAAGACATCTTCGTCATCATCAAGGGCAAAACAAAAAACGCAAGAGAACATATCAGGCTCCAGAAGGATCTAACTTAACCCCCTTTGGGTGCACTGAGTGTTCCCTGGCGTTTGCCTCAGAGGAGATGCTCCagcaacataaaaatgaaaatcactCAGAAGAGACGACAATGGCAGATGATCAGAGCCGTGATCCAGACTTTAGTCCACCGAAATCATTAGCTGACACAGTCAAATCTGTCCAAACGCTTCCAACTCAGAGGCCTCAGAGACTAGGAGCTAGATCTAAAGTTTCAGCTATAACAAAGCTCATAGCTCCAAAACGAAGGGGAGCCACATCTAAGAAGCCAATAACCAGCCCTGCTCAGACTGAAAATAGCTCACCTGAACCAGAGGAGCCTCCTGCAAAAAATGGGaagtttaaaaagtacaaatggTTCAGCTGTAATCGCTGCAAACGAACATATGGAAATCAAGAGGATCTTAAAGCTCATAAATGTGCTTGGAGGCAGCATAAGTGTGGTCAATGTGGAGCGACCTTTATTAAGTCTGGCTTCCTTAAGAGACACGAGCAGACAGCGCATGTGGATAATAAATCTTACAACTGTGAGCGCTGCGGGAAAGTCTTCACAAACTCTGCTAACCTGAAACAGCATCAGAAGAGCAACAGGTGTAAGAAATATCACTGCACGTCTGAGCTTTTCTCCTGCTCGTTCTGTCAGTTTTCTTTCACTATGAAGAGTTACCTCATCAAACACATCAAGAGGCATCACCCTATGGAGTTTGTGTCGCTCCAAGATTCAGACATGCtcatggaggaggaagagcaggaTAAAGAGAGTGTCTGTCCTCATTGTGGGGAGAGCTTTGCCAATGGAAAAGCTTTGAAATCTCACGGTTGCTTCCAGCAGGTAAAAGTGCTCTATCTGTGCACCGACTGCGGTAAGGGCTTCACGAACAACTACGGGCTCAAGCAGCATCAGCGCGTCCACACAGGCGAGAAGCCGTACAGCTGCCCGCACTGCAGCAAGAGCTTCTCCTACACAGGGCAGCTCAACGTGCACCTCAGGACTCACACGGGAGAGAAGCCGTACCTGTGCACACACTGCGGGGAGAGCTTCAGGCAGTCCGGAGACCTGAAGAGACACGAGAGGAAGCACACAGGTGTGAGGCCCTACAGCTGCCCCGAGTGCTGTAAGAGCTTCAGCCGCCCGCAGAGTCTCAAAGCTCATCAGATGCTCCATCTGGGACAGAGGATGTTTAAATGTACACAGTGTGGAAAGAGCTTCTCAAGGAACTATCACCTCAGGAGACACCATCAGAAGATGCACCCGTAGAGATGCTTTTGTGTGCAAGAGCTTTATCTGCTTACAGTATTAAGTAATCATTGCACTAAACGGCCAAATACTTCAAAATTGTTATCTTTAAGAGCTGCAGAGTATATGTGAATGCCCTGCACATAACActatttaaagttattttgccTGAAGCTCATTTCAAACctaagaaattattttttctttaagaatGTTTTTGTGAATTGAATAAggtaaatataaatacatttttgtaattCAGTCTATTTACTGCAAGGAATAAAAATACTTGGCTAAATAACTTGGCTAAAGAGCTCTAAAATAGTTTGACATCATGATTTCAATGCAGGGATGAACAGATGCACCCACTTCGTAGccgagttgctgttgttcctgaacgctTCCAATTTCAAATAATgtcacagttgactgtgaaatatccaggAGGGATGGAATTTCACAAACTGTATTATGTCGaagcttgaagtcactgagctcttcaggatGACCCATTTGTATTGCAAAaagagactgcatggcttggTGGTTGATTttcacacctgtggcaacaacTCTGACCTGAATACAAGAAGTTATCAGGGCtggccaaatacttctgtccatgtGGCATATCCCTTCATCTCTGCGGCCGATCAGAGGGTGGCCGAGCTCTTTCCAGTGGTTTGCAAACAAGTGCCgagaaaaaaaattggggcaaaatctatggaagccctaagtggacacaCATCCATACCTTTTACTTTACTTacttttcctgtgataacaaatacatttcagtcTCCAATATCATTTCTCTAATTCCAcatatttatctaattttcttGGGATAGCAAAGCTGTTTCTTCCAACATAACAAGGTAATTCCTCACAAATTTACTAAAATTGCATGTTGTCCAGGGAAAAGggagtgaaaataaaatgtatgcatgcattcCTTTTTTTCAcgttttaacatgtttgagttgtcctgtctctttgttcagtcatgttCTGTTCCGTTTAAGGTCCAAACCGCTacatatttataaataaattgtCGCAGTTGAGCATTGTAAAAATTTGGGTCATAGCTAATTTCTGATAAAGGGGTAGTGATGGGTCCTGATGCccgaccagttgagaaccactgctttagagtacAAAGTTTATGAAGCGTGTTATCACACATGAGGTGGCTACTTGCAATGATAAATCACTAACATGGTTTTCCGTCATAATAGAATAAATAGTAAGAAAAATTTATGTCTAAATGTGATAATTACAGTTTgcagaaaacatacaaaaaaggcaaacatgaAAGCAGTGGTCCAAAAGCAGTGTTTGGTCCCTCGCTGGCTCTGTGCACAAATTGTCTCATATTTTCCAGTTCTGTAATGTAGAGATATTTCTCACTACAAATCTGGATAGTAACCGATTTCCCTTGTATATAATGTGAACAAAAATCAGTaaaactatgaaataaaaacaacatagtACCATCACTGTTGACCATTTATTCCACAAAACATACAATGCAAAGCATGTGCACTGTACAAGCCTTAATATTATGAAAATACTCATaaccatgcctgtttttttgattaattaatcttAATTTTATGTAGTCATCCAGATCTACTTCATTTTTACATGACACAGTATAACTGTCTATTACACTTTACTGTTTGCATtgcttttgtcagtttttgtcctTGTTAGCTCATATTTCCACCTTGACTATATTATAAATatgaagtaaattaaaatatttcagtcttAACCTGAACTATACAAACATACTGGTATGACAGTTGACACAAGTAGACTCAATTTCATTTCAAACTGTGCGGAAATTGAAACAGGTATAATAAACCTGGCAGTGTTTTCCATGTGCTACACACAGCGGAGTCAAGTGCAGCTGCTGGTTAGAGACACAACTTTCTCAAATTGATGACTTTGCTGCTGGTTACGGCTTCTTTAACATCCCGGTCTGAGTCCTGTTTCATATATCAGTAGTCCTAGCTAATACCAGTTACACAAATCCTTAACAACATCCATTAGAGGGGGGAAAAGATCCATTTTCATCTGTGGCACAGCAGTTGTGGAGGCTTGTTTCTGTTTGGTCCTTTATTTTCAAAGGAGCGAGGGGGTTTGAAACAGAGGATTGGATGCTCGTTCATGAGtcttaatgtgtaaaaaacacacaaacacttctgAAAGGTAGGCAGCAGGTGGTTCTCAAGGTTAAGTGACATGACCCCTACGAAGGTTGGGTAACTGTTTGTACATATTCCAAGACACGTCACGCACGTTTCCTGTTTTCTTCCTGCGTTCCAGTGAAGCATCTTGTCGATGTCTTCTTCAGTGCAATCTCCGTCCCAATGTACACATCTTCATCACGTAAAATATACAACAACCCCTCAAATCTCATTAGTTTATATTATGCTAAATGTTATACACATATTAAAATTTTTTACAAACCAAACTGATTGTTAAACCACACGGTATCACATCTGTACAAActtgagaaaataaaaagaaggtCACAAAACTAGGCgaaagaaaggaaaaggaaaatttGGCAAATAAAAGCAACAGCTGGTTCGTCACAAAACGACAAATTAATGGGTTAAATACCGAAGcgtggaaaataaaaaaaggaacagtACACATCAAGAGCTCCACAGAGTCTGTATTTGTGATGATTGAAGCATTCTGTCCCTTAAATGCTAACAgaaaaacttggttaaaaaggGTTATGAGGCTGAAATACAAAGTCTGAGGGCACGTCGAGAGTATGTGGCCAGAAACCGAGAAATACCCTGCAGGTCTCTGCGAGTACAACAACACTTTCTTCGGGTTACTCCTGGTGGAGCTTTGCTTTCCATAAGTAAGGGAGAAAGGCTTTATAAAGGTTCAGATTTGAGCTCCTCTACCCGGCACTCCAGATCAGCCACCTGGAGGGggaataaaagaggaaaatgcaGTTATAAAGGTGCTTTAATATGACATCAATGTTTTTACCCCAGACAAACATTCACTGATCACTTCATTAAGCTGCCCTCTTCATTGGCCAAATGCATGGTTGTTgatagggctgaatgatttgggaaaataatctaattgcgattgcaatttaacatGCAATTATTTCTTTAGTTCCTGCATTTTAGCACAAAAagaagcaataattcattctatactatgACCTACACAATACTAGATTAAACTAGCGCAGAACAATTTTAATAATACAGCCAGTTGTTATGattattttgctcattttgcaaa
Protein-coding regions in this window:
- the LOC121528763 gene encoding histone-lysine N-methyltransferase PRDM9-like isoform X3, whose protein sequence is MRYVNCARNKDETNLLAVQYKGSILFHCCRMIHPGDELMVWPSSKLLDHFSEVWMQVWLMRLNATENLSAATHQVFLCSGCQLSFTTEAFLQRHTQHFHLQPKENSTAAEAEETENPASNADCESLVVLSVDPVDATDSHTCGDCGKVFKQIPHLRRHKLCVHSNKRPYCCPQCRRSFSQASGLIRHQLVHRKQSLIKETDTVHDQNEKEESATQKSELLNAADPTEKAKETDTSEDPQEAVDVNETENPSAKEADTSQTNCFDCGKSFASEGYLRKHRLTVHKGIRPYVCTVCQKCFGQYSDLKRHLRHHQGQNKKRKRTYQAPEGSNLTPFGCTECSLAFASEEMLQQHKNENHSEETTMADDQSRDPDFSPPKSLADTVKSVQTLPTQRPQRLGARSKVSAITKLIAPKRRGATSKKPITSPAQTENSSPEPEEPPAKNGKFKKYKWFSCNRCKRTYGNQEDLKAHKCAWRQHKCGQCGATFIKSGFLKRHEQTAHVDNKSYNCERCGKVFTNSANLKQHQKSNRCKKYHCTSELFSCSFCQFSFTMKSYLIKHIKRHHPMEFVSLQDSDMLMEEEEQDKESVCPHCGESFANGKALKSHGCFQQVKVLYLCTDCGKGFTNNYGLKQHQRVHTGEKPYSCPHCSKSFSYTGQLNVHLRTHTGEKPYLCTHCGESFRQSGDLKRHERKHTGVRPYSCPECCKSFSRPQSLKAHQMLHLGQRMFKCTQCGKSFSRNYHLRRHHQKMHP